The Chrysemys picta bellii isolate R12L10 chromosome 3, ASM1138683v2, whole genome shotgun sequence DNA window TTCAGTAAGTCTAACTCTCTACATTTCAGTATATATTGTTAATTTAAACAAATGTTTTTGCTGATTTGTAGATATTAATCATGAAGCACTTTCCTTAACTGAGGAACTAGCAAAGATATCCAGTTTTGTATTAAAAACAATGTTACCATTTTGGGTTGCTGCACTAACAGCTTTCAGGCAACACAGGTAACAGAACTGCACTATTacattttccttcattttttttccttatttcaaaatgatttttttactgTAGGCATCCATTATTTATGGAATAATCTGTTAGCTTGCAAGGCTTTATGAACCAGAAGCATTAATGGCATCTAAATGTTAGACTAGCCTCATGCAAGTGTACAATTCATGGACCTGGCATTCAGTTTTACTTGTATTTGCATTAAATTCTGTTTTCATTAGAATGCAGCATAAAGTCAGAATTAAATATTACACTTTTTTATGTGAAACCCTTGTATGAGAGAATAGCAGACCTCTTCAATAGACAAGTGACAGCTAGAATTCTAAACTAGACTTTGAAGTCAGCGTAAGAGTTTATATGACAATCCCAGAAAATTGAGACCAAGAAACAGAGCATTATAataaattaattgaaaaaaaaattgaaatctgcaaattttgcacgTTTGCGGATCTGTAATCATATGCAATGTTAGTTCTGTCTTCCCTTCCCATTATATGCTACACCAACCTGTCACATCATGTctttatttagattataagctaTTTTCTTGGCAGGGTTTGTCACTtattgtatgtttgtacagcacccagcacaattgACCCTGATCTTGATTGGGTGCCCAGTGTACCACTGTAATACAGATTTTAACAAGTGCTTATGTACAGTTATAGCTTCCACAAAGATCAGTGTgtgtttaaagaaaaatactAAAATCTTACATGCATTCCTCTTATTTTGCAGGTATGCTGACTGTGTTATACTGTTACTCCCTCAGCTGGAAACTGGACTTAGGTTGCTCTTCGCCACAGTTAATAAGTGTCCAAATAGACTGCTAACTGCTgaggtagggttttttttatgaTCGTGGTACCTTTATTATGATATATTACTAATAACAAGCTTCAAACATGTCCTAAAATAGTTTAATATTATACTTAAACAAGTAGCTTTTAGGTGGACAATATAGTTTGATCTTTTTACAGACTTCTGATATGCCTTTTAGAGTGTCACATGACAGCTCTCCTCCTTTGTTTACAGAGGTTTGAAAAGTACAACAGTATAGCATTGTCACTTGAATGTAGTAACTTAAGAATGGAAAACTGCTTATGCTGTTTTTACCTCTTTTCTTACCTTAAAGGGATGATTCCAATTTATAGCAACTCTGGTTTGTCATGGTAATTAGATAAAAATTCAATATGTAAGTGCAGTTGGTATCACCGCTTTTTGTTTCTGAAAATGGAATTACtgtgatattttttttctattgtagTCATCTTCTCTTTATACCACTTTTGATGAGGTAAGTTATCTGTAAAATCTTCTGGAATATTTGAACATGTGTTATTTCTTTACAGTAAAGTATTTATAGAATTCAAGCACAGAAAAAGATGGAATGATGTTGTTGCCTTAAATAtactaaaataaatttaaagatACTAATGCCTATCATACAAATGGACCTGGCTGAAGTCTTTTGAAAATAAAGATAATTCCATGAACTTTTTGAAGTTGAGAAAAGATTTCACAGACCTGAGGTGGCAGAGACAGAAAAATAAGACTCACTACAACATCTATAAACTCCTGGCAGCTCCTCAGTGTACACTTCTTTGTATTTTCCTCCTGGTCCTTTATCTTCTTGGTATCCCAACTCTAAATTTCCCCCATcttatcaatatttatttttcattaaagtGCTCCGAAGTGTACAGAGTATTCTAAGTGTGACTGAAGCAGTGATGTACAAAGAAGGAATATTATCTCACCAGTCCTTGGGGCTTGATACAAACAATAAATTATAATCCTTAATGAGAGATCATGACTAACGTGCAATGTTTGGTATTGATCTACATTGTAACTCCATGATTGTTTTTATGTATATTTACACTCACTTTTTAGTACTAATGGTCAGTAAAGCCTTTCCCACCATGTTGGACACACATGATGATTTTTCCCCAGTTGAGGtagaacacatttttttaattaaactgttGAGACTCTCTTACCTATATTGAATGGGATTTGGTACATTTTAGGAAGGTATAGGAGGTTAATATCCAGTATTCTACTTCAAAGAAGAAGAGCTATGGAGCCACTATTTTGGTAGTGACCATACTAAAATACAACACTTACACTGAACTTTTTTGATCCAAGATCAGCAAGTTTGTTTGGAATCAAGAGTTTCTATGAACTAGAATTCTTTCAGTCCTCTTTATTAACCCCATAAACATTGATCTATTTCCAAAGCACAGTGGTTTTGCAGTACATAAAATCAGGAAAGTAGCTTGGTCCCAAAAGCTGCCACAGAATGGAATTCAGAATCCAAAGCTGGAGAGTGCAGTATTTTGTATGTCCCTGTTACTTATTTGATGAGTAGGTGATAACTAGGTGGTAACTTAAGTTCTTGTAAACAGCTTTATTTTTTGTcactaataaaaacaaaatatgctcTTTTATCTGCATAGGATcacctgtttgaaataaatgcaaACGTACACCGAAGCAAGCAGCCTATAATAACCCATTTCTTTCCTATTTGACTCTCcaaaagccaaaatattttgttatcCCATATTGTCCATCACTGCTAAATAAAACAGGGGATGGAGATTTGGTGCTAGTTTAATGTTATGGATGGCTTACTACTATAGTCAGTATTTTTCATTTAGCTTTATAACTTTGGGTTTGTTCAACATTAAGTTGTCTTCAATTTCAAATGCTTTTTTTCTAGATGCTAACAAAACAGCTGAATGATAAAGAGATCAATCAGCTTCCTCTAATTCTTGGAGAGCCTTCAATGGTAAGTGTATTAAGTGCTTTTTATTTAGCAATACATTTATAATTGATAGTGTTAAGAGTGCAATAGATTCTTTAGACATAAGAAGATCACATCCCCAGGAGCTTACAGTCCAGTGCCCCTGATCTGGCTTCAGTATGAAAAAGGCAAAATAATACTTGGCATATAAATATAAGATTAACTAAAACAGCACAGAATTTTGAAGTGGAAAAGGAAACCTAACTTGAGAACATCTGTTTTTGTAGGGAGTTGGCTTTATTACCTGGCATCAAGAAACTCACTGCCAgcaggaattattattattttttttttatagaaaggTGGCTATTTATTATGAACATCTTGACTTTTTATTCCTTTTAACCATTGTTTATCATATTGCCATCCAGACTACTTAATTGTTTCTGATCCTCAGTTCCACTCTGCCAGAGCTATAAAGTATAGACTCAGGAGTCTTTGCTTAAATTTAGTCATTTTCAGCTATTTTTGTTGATTGTGGGTTAgtattgtggttttttttgttgttgttgttgtttttctttcacCTCTCCTCAGACCTTTCCCAAAATGGGAGTTGCCTTTTTTTAAGAGGTGTTCCTCTTGCCCCTCTAAGTGCTCCATTTCATATGGGCCTAAGTGCCTTTTGTGCCCCAAGAATTGCATGCTTATTAGGGTTTCTGTAGAATTGTGCTGTTTACTTAGTTTTGTCCACACATGATTCCACAGGAATTCCTTTGGGATTTCTTGAACCATCAAGAGGGTCCACGTGTAAGAGATCATTTAAGCCATGGAGAGATCAACTTACATGAGTTTCCAAGAGAAATAGCCAATCAGATACTTGCATTTTCAGTTACACTTTtatgcagattttcaaaagtggaggAGCTCACAGCTTTTAAGGTAGGAGCTGGTATTGTGCAAGTGGAACAATGTATAATCATTTGGATgccaaatatgattttaaaaccatttaTGGGCTACACCTTTCTTAATTGTTTTTAACCCTCAGCACCTTTTTGTGGGTGGATACTAAGCTTTAAATATTTTCTAGCATTGCTCTGTAATACTGAAATGAAACAGAGATAAATTGTCCCCAATATTGCCCTTCCTGAATTGAACCTGGTTTGTTCTTTTCACCCCTCCTTGTTAATATTTTGTTTCTTCTCACTGTACTTGCACTGCTTAATTTTTTACCTAaactatatatatttaatttaagaCTATCATTTTGTCCTCTCCACCTTGCTGTTTATCTCCCTGGTAGGTCAACTCCAAATTACCTCCAGTTTATCAGTATCTTCCATTGAAGTACTTAAAAGTGCCCACACTAAAGTGTGGCTGAATCAGTTATGGAGATAAAATCTGACTGAATACAACTATGAATGTGAACTTGGTACAGTAATGGAAATGTGGTTTTGGCCATGTACTGTATTGAGCCATGTCCTGTTGTATTATCTACCAACACATGTATTTCAGTGTTAATGGTCAATAAGCATGTTCCTCCCAATTTCCTATTGATATTTAGGATTACTTTCCCTAAATTCAATATATTAATGTAAGCTCTTTTGAGCCAAACCTCCATTTATTAGCTATAGCTCATTTTACTAGATCGTCAAGGTACAGCATGTCCTATTCCAGTGGAGATTGGAGCTTTTTTTACACACAattttatagatttaaaaaaaacaaagcaaaaaaaaaattattgaacaCCTAATATACTAATTAGTGTCTTGATCCTTCACTTTGACACATTTAATTGAACATATATAACTAGTCCCTTTTGAGTCAACGAGACTGTCTCATGTCTAAAGTTAAGCGTGTGTATAAGTTTTTACAGGATCAggatctgttttttaaaattagtacatattttatcatttatttttgtaaactAGGAGCACACAGCCATTAAACCACTGATCATCTGTGCAAATTGCTACCGTTCTCGGTTTCATCCAATTGCCCGACTTAAGAAACAGGTATGTGGATATGACAGGGAGGGTAAACAttccatacatttttaaaaaattgtttaactGTTGTCTTTTTGCTTTGATAGTCCTGAATAACTATTAGGCTTTTGAGGGAAGTTAAACTTTATCTACCCATGCAGTTTATGTTCTTTTCTTGATTGAGGCTCgagttagatattagggaaaagctttctaactataagaatagttaagtactggaataggcttcccaagagaggttgtagaatccctgtcattgaaagcttttaagaacaggttagacaaatatctgccagggatggtctaggtgtcCTTGGCCCTGCctcggtgctgggggctggactgtgtgacctcttgaggtcccttccagctctacatttctatgacttcTACAGCTACCTTTGCCTagtgaggcttttttttttttaagttggtcaAAAAAACTTTTGGaaaccatagaggtcctggattagACTAAAATTAGTAAGAGATGTCGCTCTATATTTAGGGtatcaaatgattaaaaaaatgaatcgtgattaatcacaagattaaaaaaggtttcagagtaacagccgtgttagtctgtatccgcaaaaagaagaacaggagtacttgtggcaccttagagactaacaaatttattagagcataagctttcgtgggctgtagtccacgaaagcttatgctctaataaatttgtaagattaaaaaaagtcatgattaatcgcagttttaattggtCCGGAGCAGCTTGGCCAGGGGCAGCTTCATGGCGGGGAAAGAGGCGTGAGCAGCAGTGGAGCAAGTcagtgggaggaggggcaccCCTACCCCAGAAGCACGGAGTGGTGCCCCCCTGAGCACAGTGCCCTGAGAGTAATCTGCAGATTGCAAtatgagaaccactgaactgcttgatagtctctctctctttattgaGTTGGGTCTGTATTAGACAGTTCCTTCTTACAAACTTTTTAAGTTAGTGAGGATATGAAGTACATTACAGTGATAGTACTGATTAATTCTTTCATATTAAACAATGGGGAAAGTAAGAAATGGCTGCAGTTTAAGCTTATATTGTGGCATgaacttttcatttattttaggACTTTCCACCCTTATGTCTTGAACATACATACCTTAATTGTAACTACTGAGCGAATGACTTAAAAGTTAGAGATTTTAGAAAATTTAAATAGTAAAATGGGTTGCTGTTGCAAGGTATGTCATATGGGCTATATCTTGTATTGAAGTTTGGCTTTATTAAGGTGTATTTTGACTTCCTAGGTGCTGAAGTGTATGAAGAGTATTAGTTCATGGCCTGAGCTTCCTATAGTGCCTGAAGAGCAAATTCAAGAAATTCCAGGGTATGCctgatccattaaaaaaaataatcgtaCCGTGAAACCATACTTATAAGGCGCTGTGTTCTCCATAACAAGTGGGACCTAAATTCTGCAGCAGGATTTCCTGTATATTACAGCAATCTGGTACAGCAGCCTGGAATTCTGTGGCAGCTTCGTTTAAACTAAAAATGGAGTTTTCTATTGAATTCAGCTCTGTTTTGAAATAACAGAGTTTGAGATGATTGTGGAATGCTTGAGTAGGTGTCTCACAGAAAGTTACAAGGCCGTGTAGGAGTGGGGAACAAGACTACGATGTCATTGCCATAATGAGAGCTGAAATGATGCAAATGATCAGATTGCTAGGACTGTAGTGCAAGTAGAGAATGCAGCAGAAGCCTGAAGGATGCCAACAGATTGGTGGCTGCTCCTTCCCTAAGAGATATTGATGGAGCTGCTAGCAAAGTAGAGAGGGAGCCCAGAGGACCGAAGAAGAGTAGGGATGAAGAAGGAGAGCCAatcagctgtgaagaccaaaaaaaaaaatcacttctcatGGTAGAAGCttggataccacagtgatgggagaCCCTATAAAAACAGAGATTAAGAAGAATGAGAAATTCTCCTGAATTTGACATGGAGGTGGCCATTATTGATTTTTATGAGGCAGTTTTGGAGATATGGAAGGGACAGAAGGCAGGGAACCTGAGGAGGTGGAAGATAGGAAGTCTGACTGTACATAATGAAAGTATTTGGTATGCTGCAGGATTGTGGAAAAGAAAGTAAGGAGATAGGATGATGATGCATAGGGAGGCTGAAGAGACTGAAAGAACGTTGCTTTCGAGATGGAGAACCCAAGAATTTGCTTGTAAAATAGAAGGAAAGGAGCCAAAGGATTACAAGGTAGTAGTGGGCATGTAGATAAATGGCTGTGACAAAATAGCTTTTGCTTCAATTAATTGTGTTAACATGTAAACTGTACACActtctttatttttgtaaaagatTCTGAAAGtaatttttgtctttgtttttaaggTTGGAAAGAAGTGCAGAAACTAGTCCTTGTATTTCTATGACCACAGAAATCCTCTCTCAGTTGCAACACCATTTGCCCCAGAATTGCTACATTTTAGATGATCTAATGAATAATCTTTTAAGTGAGAAGTAAGTTTAATGTTCCCCCACTCTTGAGTCTACGCCTTAATACAATTTACTTCTGGAAATAAAAGGAATGTGGGACAGTAATGAGAGCTCGCTGCCCAAGTGTTCCTTCCCTTATCTATAGAAAGCATTGTTGAAGGAACCATCGCATGTATTTGTATGGAATTGTAGTTTCCTCAGTCTAAAAGTCTTTAGGATTCAACAGAGAACTGTCCCCAGAATGAAGGGGAGAGGTTTAGAAAGCTGTTGTAATCTTGTTGCTTTGCAGTGCAACTTGAAGAAACAACCATGCTTGTATTTCAGACATGGGGAAGCAAAATAGTTACAGATGCACAAGAACTTTATTACAATAACTTGACTAAATTACCTTCAATCTGCTTTATGGTACTGTACAATACTGCACTAGAAATTTTAGTCTTAGCATTGTGATTGGTTTTACAGGTGTGCATGACATTAAAGTGTTCATCTACCTCTACATACTTCTCTACTAGCCAAACTTACATTTCTTGAGTCTATGAAGTAGAAGCTGAGATTTGctatatatttttgtttctgaGATTTCAGGAGGTCTAAATATAGCTCACGTTACTTCAGTTTCAATTTTGAAACTTCtttcatttcacatttttaaaagcccCACTTAAGAGTTTGCATAGAGTCTTTCTTTACcaccctgggctggatttgaatccGTGACATACAGTCATTTCTTCGTGATGGCTCTTCAGTGAGCTTGTTAATGAATTGATGGACTTAATCTGGTTTGTACAGGATAAGTGTCTAATTCAGTACAATAGTCAATGCCACTGATGTGAAATGCATCCTTGCTGGCAGTCTCAAAGAGTCCACTGatttaattaatatatttaaaaacaaaactgctttCCCTTCTCATTTGCATCAGGCTCATTGCATGTGGAAAGGATAGCATGTTGAAGATGGCTCTTCTGTTGCCTTTAGTTTACATAATTTATAGGTAGACTTTTGTTTTCCACTGCTGTTAATGTcacttttcacaagcactaaaatcCCTTTTAAAGCATTAAAGTAGGAGGCTTCTTAATACTGTTTAAGGTTTTTTTACACTTACGACTGTTATGTCTGGCATGGCAAAATATCTTgcttgttcattttttaaataaattatcccTTAAAAACAAACCATTTGAAGTGATGTGGCCATCAAGAATTGTGACATACTTAGTATTAGCTGACTAGCATATATAAAGATGACAGCACATGTTGGCATTTTAATATCTCTTAATGAAGCCTAATCTAGTGTGGTGTTGTTTGAAACTACAACTTTGTATTTTGTGAAATGTTAAGACTAGTTCTTGGTGTACTGCTACTATTCAGCTcatggtgttttgttttggacACCGGTCTATTGTGGACTGAACTATAATTAGTGAGAGACACCACCTGTTTCATTAGTGTATATTGTATATTTTTGGCCAGTTTTGTATATTGTGGTATTTATTTCTTTACTGCTCTGGCCTGGAATGAGAAACATTTCAAACTTCTAGTGATATGATATTACTTACAGTAACGTGAGAGAGAATACAAATCACTCATGCTAAATAGATTCTTGTTTTGGTGAGTCATAAGGAGACAGAGTAAATCCGTTTCCAAAACATCTGGATTAGAATTTTTTTAGCTCAGGCTACACTGGAATGGTTGTGAAATCTTTAAGTTTTTAAACCCTGCTAACAAAAACTGAAACAGAAATATTTCCTGTTTTATAGGCTACTGGTTGAACTCTGTAGTACGCACATTTGTACCCTGTACTGCCCACGTTCTGTACTGGAAATATTGGTTGTGTTCCGTAAGATAAGCACACAGTGCCATCAAGTGTCAGATCAAGTTATTGCCAGCACTGAAATGAGATACACACAGTGGATAAACAAGATACTGCGTTCACGACAGAGGCATAACTATCTACGAATGTTACACAGGTTGGTTacgttttttcccccttttttttggaGATGAAGGGGTAATTTTAAGAGTGGATTTAACAGAGTAACTGAACACTTCTTTCCTTTTACTCTGCGTGTGTAGGCTTCCATATTCTGCTTATACAATGTTAAAACTAACTAGGTTTGTGTGTCATTGGTCTACTTAGAGTTAAGAATCTTCCATAATTTCCATTATACACTAGTATATTAATGCAAGTAAAACTCAAACCGGAGAATAATTTATTTGGATATCTTTAACATTTTTCTCTTGTCTGGCCTGAATTATTAGGGTCCAAATAAAAAGGTAAtttaaatgtttggtttttgTAGTTTGTTCTCTTGGATGAACCTACGCactaaaaaaggaaaggagagggAAAAAGTGAAACTTCCAGTCTGTTAAAACTGAATTACAGCGGTTGTCCCCATCTTATCAATGCTTCTCTCAACATTTTATCGAGTAAGATGCTGGCCAGATCAGGAGTAATGGCTAGGATTCCATTAATGTAACACCTAACCAGCAGTGTTTCTTGGGGTCTATGATTAAACTTTATATGAGTGGGGTCAGGGAAATGAAAAttctaaaaagttaaaaataattttaattttatctgGGATTACAAATGCTAAAATGCctgagttttatatatatatatgcttatTTAATGGTGTCACTAAAAATGTGTATTGACGTAAATTATTATGTACTCTCAACCATAACCAGTACTTAATTTTTGCCAaggctgagccccagcacctctaggcttggcagttcgtagccccgggacctctgggcttgtcacatcagttatgaatgtaaaaaacgtgcttgagccccggcacctctttcattataaaTTCAGCACTGACCATAACCCTAtcttgacacattttttttccctctggaaaCTTACATATATGGCTCTTTTTTCTTGCTTGTAAATTGTTCATAGCTATGATCTTTGCTCCATTTTTCACTAATGAATCTTTCAGACTTTTTTCTTTCACTCCCCATACCCATTTTAGGGTGGAACTGGAAATCTGAAGAACAATTTTGTATTAAAAAGACCTCTGTTACAATTTTCTGCTTATTTCTAGCATTAAATTTCTGTCTCCTGTGTTACGGCTGATTTTAATGTTGATTATTCTGGAACTAATTAACATCCATACTATTTGTGAGAAGAATCCTTGTGATTATCAGCAGTATATAAAGTGAGTATATAGTAGTTGGTTAATTAAAATAAGTGAATAATATAGACTCTTTTCACCCTCCTTTGAACATCTTTGGTCTACATTATGTAGCCTTATTGAAATTGCGGTTTAACAGCATGTGATACATCAGATAGTCAGTCTGTTTCCCCTGTCTTTGCAGTACCAATTTGGGGGACAGGTGAGGGGCTCGCTAACTGAAAAGTCTTTGTTTACAACATGTTCAGCTAGCCACAGTTTCAATTTTTATTAGACTTCCCATTGGCACAAATAGGAGGATAGTCTGACATTCAAGCCCAAaattaataatacataataaacTTTTGATTTTAGCATGTAATCAACTTCATTATTTCCACTCTACACTTAATTGGAGATCACAGGCATTGTAAAGTGTTTGGCTGCCAAAGAAAGGAAATTGTAGGAGAGAACTCCTCTATATACTGTTATATTTCTATAGTCCCATAATATTGCATTTTTGTGCACTACTATGAACTGCAGTTCTGAAAATTATTGCTTGTCCCTGTCTTTTTCTCTCCACCCACCCTTGCCGTACGTAAAGGACAAGTGATGTAGCAATGATCATGTGATAGTTGGGAGACTTGGAAATCAGGAAAAAGTAGCAGCCCCAAGTTGGGCATCATCAAGGTCTGGTCTGTCTTCCTTTTAGAAAGTCTTTTAAAGAATgactttttcatatattttttatttcttgtaGGTTTCTAAAGTCAATCTTGCAGTATACTGAGAACTTGGTGACCTACACAAGCCCAGAGAAAAACAAATGGGATGAATCCATGGAGCTTACGCACAAAGCTTTGATAAAAATTAGGACTTTCAGCGAGAGAAAGCTAACATTAATGCAGCTAGCAACACAAGTGAAGCTGTCTTGAAAACACTTGGTTTCTGTTACAtctcaaaattattatttttttatgccTCAAAACTTAATGTGGCCAAAATTCTTAGAATATTTCTACTCCTTTGAGTGCAGCTTCCATCAAAATGCctttgaaagcagaatttggcattTATGTAGCGTCAGTGTTGCTGATTGGAGTTGGATAATTGCACTTCCTGAAAATGGAACATTTGTCAAGTGCACAATGAGACTCTGAGCTCTTACCTCAAAATGATTTGAAATGTATCTATTATTTAAGTGTACTATGTGCTTTAaagcttgatttttattttttatagtgtACCTGAAAATGACCAGGAAAACAACTGAAATAAATGTATTGGGAAAAATATTGAACTGAAAAAAAGCTATCAGTGTGGTGAAGCTAATATTTGGCCCTTTCCATGGCCACATGCGACCCATTCTCTCTCATATGCGCTTAAACAaatatcccctcctcccccccaacaacaacaaaaaccaacaaaaccacGTTACACATTTTGAGTTAACAGCATTTCCTGAAATCCTTGTTTGCTAATATTAGCACAGAAATGGGCGAAACttggtgtgtgatttttttttttaagtttgtttacatgcgAAAATACTAacatttttaagttctcagcaaTAAGTATTGAGTATTTTTTACACTCACTGTTGTCATGGTACCTTTTTTGATtagtttaatttttcattttatctgCTAGTACCAATCTTTAATGATTCATAGTTTGGGTAGAAATTTGGTTTTGTACATTGAAAATCAGAAAATATAAATGTTCATCTTGATCCTAAAAGTGATATGTCCTTATGTTGCATACCtcatttttatctttgtttttcaaaaattatgaaaataaatctctcttctctcccccaaaaAGAAAGGGGCCTGCATGAATTCAATAAACAAGCCATCTACCGATTAACATCAATTCATGTGTCTTTCCTAAAGGATGTAAAACAGATAAATGCCTCTTGGTCAGGTCACCATTTTTTAGTATTTACATATTTGTGCTGTAAGAGGCTTATTACAATAACAGATTgacttgtttagtctgaagaTCACTCCAGAAATGTCCTTTTCTTTTGTATTCTAAAACCATTAGCTCGGTTGTATAGAAGTATGAAGATCTTTATTGGCTGTCTGGTAACTTTGTCACTAGTGTGTGTCATTATTCTGTGCATCCAGAAAGTAATGTTTCTTTCACAATTTAATCAAAGGGGATCTGGCTAACACCATTAAAGATCTGAATTGCATTTTTTAGGAGTTATTAATCCTTCATTGAAAATCCCAGTTGGAGAACTAGTGGATCAATTATCATTTTAGTTCCTGTACATTTTATATATTCTGTTTGTCCAGGGAAGAGACACAAACTTTGGCAGTCCCGCTACATATAAATATACCCCTTCCTCAACAGTACCTGTAGCAGTATGTTTCTCGGGTGGTATTTATAATTTTGCATTTAAACATTCACTTTTCATTACCACATAGTCAAAAGGACATAGAAATTAGGAATGTTCCAAAGAAGGAAATGAAAACTAGTGGCATGGGTGTAAAAAGACAGGTTTAGAACTGGAGTGAATGATGTAGGTTAGAATTGTGATCATTGATCTAACTGGTCACTATGGTCAGGCAGTGGGAAACTTCCACATTACACTGGTTCAAGCCACTACGCTTAGTcccttcatttcatttttaaatgtaaaacagtAGTTATTACTTGCATAACAAAGATTTTAGAGACTCTGTGATCATCGTTGGCGTACTATCTACAATGATGCACACAGGTTGTACCTACACATTGCACATCTTGGCCGAGAGAACTTTGGCCATTGGGGTGCATGCATACCACTTTGCAGTACTGAATGTGGCAAACTACAGCCCTCCCTCTTCAttcttccagcctctggagcatcTAGTAGGACCTCTGCTCCTATCTTCACCAGACAGACATTCATGGATCTCATTTGGAAAATGCAATTAGTTCTGAATCAGCCATTCACTTATTCCTTACTCTGTTGGGTCTCATGGCTACATGTGTGGCTCATGGTTTCTCATGGCTTTTGCAAGGCTAAGAATGAGAACAGTAGGGCAAAgagaaagtgttttatttttcttagtcTAATTTCCTGAAAACACAGGTGCCTGTCCTTCAGACCATTTGGGCTTTGAAGAACAACATGCTAACAAGCTCTTTGCCAAGACTACCTACAGTGCGCCCATCCTCTAGCCACACTTCTTTGGAATTTGTGTGCTGGGCTTTGAGGTAATAGAAGGAACCTCAGCTCTGACCATTTAGTAAGGTGAAGAAACAACAGCAGGCCTTCAGAAGGTGTATGCATATATTa harbors:
- the ERMARD gene encoding endoplasmic reticulum membrane-associated RNA degradation protein isoform X7, whose product is MAQLQPGGTAVAPPATDAPGSAMSLADPVTTCLSPAVHYMVCKLGFEIEDSHSVNSIVSENGEVCWRTIIELVHYRESDQNVDYIKSVQLLGPLCESVHLHLQSLTMEQFEVQYSLWFQWTNCTELLLEVFAALDSMEATAIALSLMKLTSCLERALGDVFLLIGKDCPFLLRDLLASQELAAVFGQSVMNVLRVFIGSPYGLNLRNILWHGFASPQEIPAKYCSMLLILTAGLGQLLKIYLLQTETILVHRPYIAFTNLKELDIFPDINHEALSLTEELAKISSFVLKTMLPFWVAALTAFRQHRYADCVILLLPQLETGLRLLFATVNKCPNRLLTAESSSLYTTFDEMLTKQLNDKEINQLPLILGEPSMEHTAIKPLIICANCYRSRFHPIARLKKQVLKCMKSISSWPELPIVPEEQIQEIPGLERSAETSPCISMTTEILSQLQHHLPQNCYILDDLMNNLLSEKLLVELCSTHICTLYCPRSVLEILVVFRKISTQCHQVSDQVIASTEMRYTQWINKILRSRQRHNYLRMLHSIKFLSPVLRLILMLIILELINIHTICEKNPCDYQQYIKFLKSILQYTENLVTYTSPEKNKWDESMELTHKALIKIRTFSERKLTLMQLATQVKLS
- the ERMARD gene encoding endoplasmic reticulum membrane-associated RNA degradation protein isoform X1 — protein: MAQLQPGGTAVAPPATDAPGSAMSLADPVTTCLSPAVHYMVCKLGFEIEDSHSVNSIVSENGEVCWRTIIELVHYRESDQNVDYIKSVQLLGPLCESVHLHLQSLTMEQFEVQYSLWFQWTNCTELLLEVFAALDSMEATAIALSLMKLTSCLERALGDVFLLIGKDCPFLLRDLLASQELAAVFGQSVMNVLRVFIGSPYGLNLRNILWHGFASPQEIPAKYCSMLLILTAGLGQLLKIYLLQTETILVHRPYIAFTNLKELDIFPDINHEALSLTEELAKISSFVLKTMLPFWVAALTAFRQHRYADCVILLLPQLETGLRLLFATVNKCPNRLLTAESSSLYTTFDEMLTKQLNDKEINQLPLILGEPSMEFLWDFLNHQEGPRVRDHLSHGEINLHEFPREIANQILAFSVTLLCRFSKVEELTAFKEHTAIKPLIICANCYRSRFHPIARLKKQVLKCMKSISSWPELPIVPEEQIQEIPGLERSAETSPCISMTTEILSQLQHHLPQNCYILDDLMNNLLSEKLLVELCSTHICTLYCPRSVLEILVVFRKISTQCHQVSDQVIASTEMRYTQWINKILRSRQRHNYLRMLHSIKFLSPVLRLILMLIILELINIHTICEKNPCDYQQYIKFLKSILQYTENLVTYTSPEKNKWDESMELTHKALIKIRTFSERKLTLMQLATQVKLS